A window of Infirmifilum lucidum contains these coding sequences:
- a CDS encoding ABC transporter ATP-binding protein, whose protein sequence is MSPATSGRELLRVENLKVYYPLRRTLEEILAGVRRFLRAVDGVSFSILEGESLALVGESGSGKTTVARAIVGLVEPTEGRITYNGYDVAAFRGRELAMFRRSVQMVFQDPSVSLNPRMRVGDQVKFPLDVNKIGSKEERRQIVLETLKRVGLVPPEDFYNRYPHQLSGGQRQRVAIARALVLRPRLLIADEPISNIDVSARAQILSLLKELREEMGLTLLYITHDLSSAWAVADKVAVMYLGKILEYGRVDDVFTNPLHPYTRALLSSVPSLSPEQKLRKKLLLSGEVPNAINIPSGCRLHPRCPFASQKCRVEEPSLLDAGNGHLVACHLYG, encoded by the coding sequence ATGTCGCCTGCCACCTCTGGTAGAGAGCTACTCAGAGTCGAAAACCTCAAAGTCTACTACCCGCTTAGGAGGACACTCGAGGAGATACTAGCAGGGGTTAGGAGGTTCCTGAGGGCAGTTGACGGCGTGAGTTTCTCGATCCTGGAAGGAGAGTCACTGGCACTCGTAGGCGAGAGCGGGTCAGGCAAGACGACGGTGGCGAGAGCCATAGTGGGGCTCGTGGAGCCCACGGAAGGCAGGATAACCTACAACGGGTACGATGTAGCGGCGTTCAGGGGGAGAGAGCTTGCAATGTTCAGGCGTAGTGTGCAGATGGTCTTCCAGGATCCTAGCGTGAGTCTAAACCCGCGCATGAGGGTCGGTGACCAGGTTAAGTTCCCACTAGACGTGAACAAGATAGGCAGCAAAGAGGAGCGCAGGCAGATAGTGCTTGAGACCCTTAAACGCGTGGGGCTCGTGCCCCCAGAGGACTTCTACAACAGGTACCCCCACCAGCTCAGCGGGGGACAGAGGCAGAGAGTAGCGATTGCGCGAGCCCTAGTCTTGAGGCCAAGGCTCCTCATAGCCGATGAGCCCATCTCGAACATAGACGTCTCTGCTAGAGCACAGATCCTCTCCCTGTTGAAGGAGCTCAGAGAAGAGATGGGCCTCACGCTACTCTACATAACGCACGACCTCTCATCCGCATGGGCGGTAGCAGACAAAGTCGCAGTAATGTACCTCGGCAAGATTCTGGAGTACGGACGCGTCGACGACGTATTTACAAACCCGCTACACCCATACACAAGGGCTCTGCTGAGCTCTGTCCCCTCACTCTCGCCGGAACAGAAGCTACGCAAGAAACTCCTGCTGAGCGGGGAGGTTCCAAACGCCATCAATATACCTAGCGGCTGCAGGCTACACCCCCGCTGTCCATTTGCGTCGCAGAAGTGCAGGGTAGAAGAGCCAAGCTTACTCGATGCTGGCAACGGCCATTTAGTCGCGTGCCACCTCTACGGCTGA
- a CDS encoding ABC transporter ATP-binding protein, which yields MSLLNVESLRVSYRTRRGRLEALSNVSLSVGEGEVMGVVGESGSGKSTLGLTVIRLLPGNAVIESGSVRFNGVDFLRLPEEEVRKMRGRVISMVFQDPYASLNPVMKIGEHFAELFLEHGAASSEEEALREAGEILERMGVPRERLNDYPHQLSGGQRQRVAIGLALALKPRLVIADEITTALDALVEAQIVELLKEVKASYRTSMLFITHNMGLVAEIADRVTVMYAGEVVESGRVDEVIRDPMHPYTKALLSSVPRIGGPKDVKPIPGEPPDMHNPPPGCRFHPRCPFATGNCRVEEPVLKGIGDRYVACHLW from the coding sequence ATGAGCCTGTTAAACGTGGAGAGCCTAAGGGTTTCCTACAGGACGCGTAGGGGCAGGCTCGAAGCCCTGAGCAACGTCTCGCTGAGCGTGGGCGAGGGGGAAGTCATGGGCGTCGTGGGGGAGAGTGGCTCGGGCAAGAGTACCCTCGGGCTCACGGTCATACGCCTACTGCCCGGGAACGCTGTGATAGAGTCGGGCTCAGTGCGTTTTAACGGAGTGGACTTCTTGAGGCTCCCAGAGGAGGAGGTGAGGAAGATGCGTGGACGCGTAATAAGCATGGTCTTCCAGGATCCCTACGCCAGCCTGAACCCAGTCATGAAGATCGGGGAGCACTTCGCGGAGCTATTCCTCGAGCACGGCGCCGCGTCAAGCGAGGAGGAGGCGCTGAGAGAGGCTGGCGAGATCCTTGAGAGGATGGGCGTGCCGAGAGAGAGGCTCAACGACTACCCCCACCAGCTCAGCGGGGGGCAGAGGCAGAGAGTGGCTATAGGGCTCGCACTGGCCTTGAAGCCCCGCTTAGTCATCGCGGATGAGATAACAACGGCTCTCGACGCCCTCGTCGAGGCACAGATAGTGGAGTTGCTGAAAGAGGTCAAGGCGTCGTATAGGACTTCAATGCTCTTTATAACCCACAACATGGGGCTCGTGGCGGAGATCGCAGACAGGGTCACTGTAATGTACGCGGGGGAAGTGGTCGAGTCTGGGAGAGTAGACGAGGTCATTAGAGACCCGATGCACCCTTACACCAAGGCACTACTAAGCTCTGTCCCGCGCATTGGAGGCCCGAAAGACGTTAAACCAATCCCCGGCGAGCCCCCAGACATGCACAACCCGCCCCCCGGCTGCCGCTTCCACCCAAGGTGCCCCTTTGCGACGGGGAATTGCCGGGTAGAGGAGCCTGTTTTGAAGGGTATCGGTGATAGGTATGTCGCCTGCCACCTCTGGTAG
- a CDS encoding cation diffusion facilitator family transporter: MDAERVKRVLIFSSVGNAAISFLKIFGGIVSGSTALLADGSDSMLNVASAAVSYCYYSRSLKPPDDRHPYGHTRFEAYGSIVILLLMAVTFSFIGFTALDRFSHGEPEKVSPIGVAFAVLSLLLNLGVSSLLRAYGRGSQIALTESRHTSLDVAEGVTTLAGVTLGSTVSAYFDLAATVVILGIVAFFIYGTLRELQGQIIDTSPPPEILRAIEEEALKVRGVRGVHSLRARVAGDKIYADLHLEVDPRLPVDEAHELCDHIERAVSARLGGRVDLTIHVEPSSG, from the coding sequence GTGGACGCTGAGCGTGTCAAGCGCGTGCTAATCTTCTCGTCGGTCGGGAACGCCGCTATAAGTTTCCTGAAGATATTTGGGGGGATAGTCTCGGGTAGCACTGCTCTCCTCGCTGACGGGAGCGACTCCATGCTCAACGTTGCTAGCGCCGCGGTCAGCTACTGCTACTACTCGAGGAGCCTCAAGCCCCCGGACGACAGGCACCCCTACGGGCACACGCGCTTCGAGGCCTACGGGTCTATAGTGATACTCCTCCTTATGGCTGTCACGTTCAGCTTCATAGGCTTCACGGCCCTAGACCGCTTCAGCCATGGCGAGCCCGAGAAAGTGTCCCCGATTGGGGTAGCCTTCGCGGTGCTCTCCCTCCTCCTGAACCTGGGAGTCTCCAGCCTCCTCAGGGCGTACGGCAGGGGTAGCCAGATAGCGCTCACAGAGTCGAGGCACACGAGCCTGGACGTCGCAGAAGGAGTAACCACGCTCGCCGGAGTGACCCTCGGCTCTACGGTCTCCGCGTACTTCGACCTCGCAGCCACCGTAGTGATACTGGGCATCGTGGCGTTCTTCATCTACGGGACGCTACGCGAGCTCCAGGGGCAGATTATCGACACGAGCCCGCCCCCCGAGATCTTGAGGGCAATCGAGGAGGAGGCCCTCAAAGTCAGGGGCGTTAGGGGCGTACACTCGCTCAGGGCTAGAGTCGCCGGCGACAAGATATACGCAGACTTACACCTCGAGGTGGATCCCAGGCTCCCGGTCGACGAGGCACACGAGCTGTGCGACCACATCGAGAGAGCTGTTAGCGCCAGGCTCGGCGGCAGAGTCGACCTCACGATACACGTAGAGCCCTCTAGCGGCTAG
- a CDS encoding ABC transporter substrate-binding protein: protein MRLKTVHILAVAVVAIILAGAAVYFLAPRAPAVKVKDVLVIGTTDSIQTTLDPAEAYDYLGVNIIENMGEGLFAYEPGTARIVNKLAVSYTVSADRKVWEIKIRRDAKFQDGTPLTAQAVVWSWNRTITLNQDPAFLIADLIEKAEAVSDDTIRVYLKQPFEETYVKSLLATWVAFPVNPKTSPMEVVKPPRTLDMIGPYKLGAWKPGEYIELVANPNYYGDPPKTPRVIIKFYKDAQSLRLAVENGEVDVAFRTLSPADIKDIMAKGQLQVVSGPGIAPIRYLVFNTAKEPFNDKRVRQAIAYLIDRNQIVNTVFMGQFAQPLYSMVPIGFLGHKDSFKEKYGDRPNIEAARNLLRQAGYSEANPLRIELWYTPVRYTPAEPDIAAIIKQNLEASGVIKVELKSADWATYRSLFKEEKIACWLLGWYPDFLDPDNYVRPFYHSKANGWLRVNYKNPTVDRLIDEQVLQPTDQRLKTLAQIQDIVADDAPIIPLWQEGQFAVAQKNVKGIVLDYSQIFRYWLIYAEVKG from the coding sequence ATGAGACTTAAAACGGTACACATCCTGGCAGTAGCAGTAGTAGCGATAATCCTAGCCGGAGCTGCTGTGTACTTCCTTGCTCCGAGAGCCCCCGCTGTCAAAGTGAAGGACGTGTTGGTAATCGGCACTACGGACTCCATACAGACTACGCTCGACCCGGCCGAGGCTTACGACTACCTCGGGGTCAACATAATCGAGAACATGGGCGAGGGCCTCTTCGCGTACGAGCCGGGCACGGCCAGGATAGTCAACAAGCTCGCTGTAAGCTACACAGTGAGCGCTGATAGGAAAGTCTGGGAGATAAAGATAAGGAGGGACGCCAAGTTCCAGGACGGCACGCCTCTAACAGCACAAGCAGTAGTGTGGTCGTGGAACAGGACGATAACCCTGAACCAAGACCCAGCCTTTCTCATCGCAGATCTCATCGAAAAGGCTGAAGCAGTATCCGACGACACTATTAGAGTCTACCTGAAGCAACCGTTCGAGGAGACGTACGTCAAGTCCCTACTGGCTACGTGGGTAGCCTTCCCCGTGAACCCGAAGACCTCTCCCATGGAGGTCGTGAAGCCCCCGAGGACGCTCGACATGATAGGCCCCTACAAGCTGGGGGCGTGGAAGCCTGGCGAGTACATCGAGCTCGTGGCGAACCCGAACTACTACGGGGATCCGCCGAAAACACCGAGGGTCATCATAAAGTTCTACAAGGACGCGCAGAGCCTCAGGCTGGCCGTCGAGAACGGGGAGGTAGACGTTGCGTTCAGGACTCTGTCCCCGGCAGACATAAAGGACATCATGGCGAAGGGCCAGCTACAGGTCGTTAGCGGCCCAGGTATAGCGCCTATCAGGTACCTCGTATTCAACACCGCCAAGGAGCCCTTCAACGACAAGAGAGTCAGGCAGGCCATAGCGTACCTCATAGACCGGAACCAGATAGTCAACACTGTGTTCATGGGGCAGTTCGCGCAGCCCCTCTACAGTATGGTTCCGATAGGCTTCCTGGGCCACAAGGACTCCTTCAAGGAGAAGTATGGGGACAGGCCTAACATAGAGGCTGCGAGGAACCTCCTGAGGCAAGCCGGTTACAGTGAGGCCAACCCTCTGAGGATTGAGCTGTGGTACACCCCGGTCAGGTACACGCCCGCGGAGCCAGACATTGCCGCCATAATAAAGCAGAACCTAGAGGCGAGCGGCGTGATAAAAGTCGAGCTCAAGAGTGCTGACTGGGCCACGTACAGGAGTCTGTTCAAGGAGGAGAAGATAGCGTGTTGGCTACTCGGGTGGTACCCAGACTTCCTAGACCCCGACAACTACGTGAGGCCGTTCTACCACTCCAAGGCGAACGGCTGGCTCCGCGTGAACTACAAGAACCCGACAGTTGACAGGTTAATAGACGAGCAGGTGCTCCAGCCGACAGACCAGCGCCTCAAGACTCTAGCCCAGATACAGGACATAGTAGCCGACGACGCCCCGATAATACCGCTGTGGCAGGAGGGCCAGTTCGCGGTAGCGCAGAAGAACGTGAAGGGCATTGTTCTCGACTACTCGCAGATATTCAGGTACTGGCTGATATACGCTGAGGTAAAAGGATAA
- a CDS encoding ArsB/NhaD family transporter produces the protein MFVRDQTVPRLVAVLFTALAAAFFSYLAGFPPKAVLALSVFFAEISATLLLWANRLPIAFIGTGLLFFLGALDVKSFLEFANLDVIFFLVGMMAFIGVLEERMFFEHLVAKVLDAFRGNGVLVVFSLMVLSGALAALIDEVTSIVIMTSFALALARAARVSPVPLVLLSVFATNIGSSATVIGNPVGVLVAFRGGLTFGDFLRWATPISTLALAIVVVLSFRFFRGYIYEFSANISRGATPLEPEGGGVGGFGRDAVLFASTVVALALHHQLEELLHLEKNTLLMAIPFIAAGISIVLDLEVGMRAFREKVEWPTVVFFALLFASVGALESSGFTEYFSHLLAQAGGGVYESTLVVYTVAATLMSAFMDNVLAVAVLLPVVEKFQGTGIPVFPFYWVTLFSATIGGNLTFIGSTANIVALSLLEKAGHEKPSFSEWVRHSSWASLVPLAVAVLLVYLQTPLMP, from the coding sequence ATGTTTGTAAGGGATCAGACTGTTCCCAGGCTCGTAGCAGTGCTCTTCACAGCGCTAGCCGCCGCTTTCTTCTCCTACCTCGCAGGCTTCCCGCCCAAGGCAGTTCTGGCGTTGAGCGTGTTCTTCGCCGAGATTTCAGCCACCCTCCTCCTGTGGGCCAACAGGCTACCTATAGCGTTCATCGGGACGGGCCTCCTCTTCTTCCTCGGAGCCCTAGACGTGAAGTCCTTTCTAGAGTTTGCAAACCTCGACGTCATATTCTTCCTCGTAGGCATGATGGCGTTCATAGGAGTCCTGGAAGAGAGGATGTTCTTCGAGCACCTCGTCGCCAAGGTTCTTGACGCCTTCCGGGGCAACGGCGTCCTAGTAGTGTTCTCACTCATGGTACTCTCGGGGGCGCTCGCGGCACTGATCGACGAGGTCACGTCCATAGTTATCATGACCTCGTTTGCCCTCGCCCTGGCCAGGGCTGCGAGAGTATCCCCAGTGCCGCTCGTCCTCTTGAGCGTCTTCGCGACAAACATAGGCAGCAGCGCAACAGTCATCGGGAACCCCGTAGGCGTGCTAGTGGCGTTCAGAGGGGGCCTTACTTTCGGGGACTTTCTCCGGTGGGCGACGCCCATCTCTACCCTTGCTCTGGCGATAGTAGTCGTCCTGTCTTTCCGCTTCTTCAGGGGGTACATCTACGAGTTCTCGGCGAACATCTCGCGGGGCGCTACCCCCCTAGAGCCAGAGGGGGGAGGAGTGGGGGGCTTCGGGCGCGATGCTGTGCTGTTTGCCTCTACGGTAGTAGCCCTAGCCCTCCACCACCAGCTTGAGGAGCTACTCCACCTGGAGAAGAATACCCTCCTCATGGCGATACCCTTTATAGCCGCAGGGATTAGCATAGTATTAGACCTAGAGGTCGGGATGAGGGCCTTCAGGGAGAAGGTGGAGTGGCCGACGGTAGTGTTCTTCGCCCTGCTCTTCGCCTCGGTGGGAGCCCTAGAGAGCTCTGGCTTCACGGAATACTTCAGCCACCTGCTAGCCCAAGCCGGGGGAGGAGTCTACGAGTCGACTCTAGTGGTATACACAGTTGCGGCGACGCTCATGTCCGCGTTCATGGACAATGTCCTCGCAGTCGCAGTTCTCCTGCCAGTCGTAGAGAAGTTCCAAGGCACGGGTATACCGGTGTTCCCGTTCTACTGGGTCACTCTCTTCTCCGCGACAATAGGCGGGAACTTAACGTTCATAGGGAGCACTGCGAACATAGTGGCCCTGAGCCTGCTGGAGAAAGCGGGCCACGAGAAACCCTCTTTCAGCGAGTGGGTGAGGCACAGCTCCTGGGCATCGCTCGTCCCGCTTGCCGTGGCGGTGCTCCTGGTCTACCTCCAGACTCCGCTGATGCCATAA
- a CDS encoding NifB/NifX family molybdenum-iron cluster-binding protein has translation MQALIPVVKVSDKLFLSPHFGRAPEFAVYEVEGGRIVDTHFVENPYAKSEEHSGHGRVVLELVSSLNPDVAVVRSIGGGAFYRLKSRGVRVYRSTDREAIEAVLKLVGGTGGVAGALRGTLDYNLEVSPFSVEACLIESL, from the coding sequence GTGCAGGCACTGATCCCAGTTGTGAAGGTCAGTGATAAACTCTTCCTCTCGCCACACTTTGGTCGCGCGCCAGAGTTCGCGGTCTACGAGGTGGAAGGCGGCAGGATCGTAGACACGCACTTTGTGGAGAACCCCTACGCGAAGTCGGAGGAACACTCCGGGCACGGGCGTGTAGTACTCGAGCTGGTATCTAGCCTAAACCCTGACGTAGCCGTTGTAAGGTCGATCGGCGGCGGAGCTTTCTACAGGCTGAAGTCTAGGGGCGTGAGGGTATACAGGTCGACAGACAGAGAGGCTATAGAAGCAGTCTTAAAGCTGGTAGGGGGGACTGGAGGAGTTGCAGGAGCCCTACGAGGAACACTAGACTACAATCTGGAAGTATCGCCCTTTAGTGTGGAGGCATGTTTAATAGAGTCCTTATAA
- the pcp gene encoding pyroglutamyl-peptidase I, giving the protein MRVLVAGFEPFGGDKVNSSWEAVKLLPGSTSGAEVVKEQLPVSFRRVRELIPVLLEKYRPSLLLLTGQATGISSLHVERVAINVMDARIEDNDGYKPEDEPVFPGAPAAYFATIPLKRAVEAIRSASVPASVSNSAGTFVCNAAMYTALHYVAVNGLDVMVGFVHVPSLPVQALSGNTPSMPSELAARGLEACIAVCLGELERRKAQASASR; this is encoded by the coding sequence ATGAGGGTACTTGTAGCAGGCTTTGAGCCGTTCGGCGGGGACAAGGTGAATTCGTCCTGGGAGGCCGTGAAGCTCCTGCCAGGGAGCACTAGTGGCGCCGAGGTTGTGAAAGAGCAACTGCCAGTGAGCTTCAGGCGCGTGAGGGAGTTGATACCAGTGCTCCTCGAGAAGTACAGGCCTTCACTCCTGCTGCTCACGGGCCAGGCCACGGGGATAAGCTCGCTGCACGTTGAACGCGTAGCCATAAACGTCATGGACGCGAGGATAGAGGACAATGACGGCTACAAGCCCGAGGACGAGCCTGTGTTCCCGGGGGCGCCTGCGGCGTACTTCGCGACGATACCCCTCAAGAGGGCTGTAGAGGCAATCAGGAGCGCGTCAGTTCCAGCCTCGGTGTCTAACAGCGCGGGCACCTTTGTGTGTAATGCCGCGATGTACACGGCGCTGCACTACGTAGCCGTAAACGGCCTAGACGTAATGGTCGGCTTCGTGCACGTGCCCAGTCTCCCCGTACAAGCCCTAAGCGGGAACACGCCCTCGATGCCGTCGGAGCTGGCTGCCAGGGGGCTCGAGGCCTGTATAGCGGTTTGCCTGGGAGAGCTGGAGAGGAGGAAGGCGCAGGCCAGTGCTAGCCGCTAG
- a CDS encoding metallophosphoesterase: MLNRRRFLSLAVAGGLFSLAGLALRDSTAIDVRRVEVDLGFGLTLMLVTDTHLHGWGWREKLVKRALEEGSREADVLVFLGDGYDSFSPSPEIMSRLLSDLDLPKLGVLGNHEHWASDKFPLEKGLEAYRKAGVEILTNRSLELMGVKFGGVDWYHDEASLGRSYLREVGKVDVLLSHTPDVIGLDPEASLVLAGHTHGGQVCLPLIGPLWTPSRYGTKYASGLFEVEGRRLYVSRGLGEAAFLPVRLNCPRELTLIRI; the protein is encoded by the coding sequence ATGTTAAATAGGAGGAGGTTCCTCTCCCTAGCCGTGGCGGGAGGACTCTTCTCGCTAGCTGGCCTCGCCTTGAGAGACTCTACAGCTATCGACGTCAGGAGAGTGGAGGTAGACCTGGGTTTCGGCCTGACTCTAATGCTGGTCACGGACACCCACTTGCACGGCTGGGGGTGGAGGGAGAAGCTCGTTAAGAGGGCACTCGAGGAGGGGTCTAGGGAAGCCGATGTACTGGTCTTCCTCGGAGACGGCTACGACTCTTTTTCCCCCAGCCCCGAGATAATGTCCAGGCTCTTGTCCGACCTAGACCTCCCGAAGCTAGGAGTACTGGGTAACCACGAGCACTGGGCGTCTGACAAGTTTCCCCTGGAGAAAGGGCTTGAGGCCTACAGGAAGGCGGGCGTCGAGATACTTACAAACAGATCCCTGGAGCTTATGGGGGTTAAGTTCGGCGGGGTGGACTGGTACCACGACGAAGCCTCGCTGGGGAGGTCGTACTTGAGGGAGGTTGGAAAGGTCGACGTACTGCTCTCGCACACGCCGGACGTGATAGGCCTGGATCCAGAGGCCTCTCTAGTGCTAGCCGGGCACACACACGGCGGGCAGGTATGCCTCCCCCTGATAGGGCCGCTCTGGACTCCTAGCAGGTATGGGACAAAGTACGCCAGCGGGCTCTTCGAAGTAGAGGGGAGGAGGTTGTACGTGAGTAGAGGGCTCGGCGAAGCCGCCTTCCTGCCAGTCAGGTTGAACTGCCCTCGAGAGTTAACCCTCATCAGAATATAG
- the yjjX gene encoding inosine/xanthosine triphosphatase, whose protein sequence is MLVVVGTLNPSKIEGVRRAFTRVFGGAEVLGVKVEGLKPQPVGIDEIVEGARKRALYASSRQDADFAVGVEAGIIPVGGHALDVQAAYIVSRMGEESVGFSPGFPLPRRFVEPLYRGVYSELEEVADSYFGTENIGERGGVIRLLSKGRVTREDLSYYATLMALIPFENRELYFKPG, encoded by the coding sequence GTGCTGGTCGTGGTTGGGACGCTCAACCCCTCGAAGATAGAGGGCGTCAGGAGGGCATTCACGAGAGTCTTCGGCGGGGCGGAAGTGCTCGGAGTCAAAGTTGAGGGCCTGAAGCCCCAGCCGGTAGGAATAGATGAGATAGTAGAGGGGGCTAGAAAGCGCGCTCTCTACGCGAGTAGCAGGCAAGACGCAGACTTCGCAGTCGGCGTTGAGGCAGGAATAATCCCCGTGGGGGGCCACGCTCTAGACGTCCAGGCCGCGTACATCGTCTCTCGCATGGGTGAGGAGTCAGTGGGCTTCAGCCCGGGCTTCCCGCTCCCGCGGAGGTTCGTGGAGCCCCTGTACAGGGGCGTGTACAGCGAGCTGGAGGAGGTCGCGGACAGCTACTTCGGGACAGAGAACATCGGGGAGAGGGGCGGTGTCATACGGCTACTGTCTAAGGGGAGGGTCACGAGGGAAGATCTATCCTACTACGCTACGCTGATGGCCCTCATACCGTTCGAGAACAGAGAACTTTACTTCAAGCCTGGGTAG
- a CDS encoding ABC transporter permease — MRLVRLPRGFGEWGILVGGLLTAIFVAMAIASTFVTIGNATESYVVVDGRRVEVPPLMPPGYTLEVGGKRIVFLMGTDQLGRDVFARVVGGARFVLTIAFLSTAISAVVGVLLGLLSGYIGGLFDRAVSLLMDSMYAMPGLVLAIAIAALLGVGVLNISVAIAVVYIPSYYRMVRGVVLSLKSSPFVEAARVAGAGPWAIVAKHVLPNTMPAIVSLLPVSFADAIITEAGLTFLGLGIEPPTPDWGFDLNKGRQFFLAGYWWIGVFPGLMIVLSVLGFLMLGEGLNEVMNPRRVEA; from the coding sequence GTGAGACTAGTGAGGCTACCCAGGGGCTTCGGAGAGTGGGGCATACTGGTAGGCGGGCTCCTCACAGCAATATTCGTAGCCATGGCTATTGCAAGCACGTTCGTCACCATTGGCAACGCCACTGAGAGCTATGTAGTAGTAGATGGGAGGAGAGTAGAAGTCCCGCCCCTGATGCCTCCAGGCTACACGTTAGAAGTTGGCGGGAAGAGGATTGTTTTCCTGATGGGCACAGACCAACTAGGCCGCGACGTCTTTGCGCGTGTTGTAGGCGGTGCGAGGTTTGTCCTGACAATAGCCTTCCTCTCAACGGCAATTTCTGCAGTCGTAGGCGTCTTGCTCGGCCTGCTCTCAGGGTACATAGGCGGGCTCTTCGACCGCGCGGTAAGCCTATTAATGGACAGTATGTACGCTATGCCCGGGCTTGTACTGGCAATAGCCATAGCTGCCCTCCTGGGCGTTGGAGTCTTGAACATCTCGGTGGCTATAGCCGTCGTGTACATCCCGAGCTACTACAGGATGGTTAGGGGCGTAGTGCTGTCTCTGAAGTCTAGCCCCTTCGTGGAGGCAGCCAGAGTTGCAGGCGCAGGCCCGTGGGCTATAGTCGCGAAGCACGTGCTACCGAATACCATGCCCGCGATAGTCTCGCTCCTGCCAGTCAGCTTTGCAGACGCCATCATAACGGAGGCGGGTCTGACGTTCCTAGGCCTCGGCATCGAGCCCCCTACTCCAGACTGGGGGTTTGACTTGAACAAGGGGAGGCAGTTCTTCCTGGCAGGGTACTGGTGGATAGGAGTCTTCCCGGGCTTGATGATAGTCTTGAGCGTCCTGGGCTTCCTCATGCTGGGGGAGGGCTTAAACGAGGTTATGAACCCGAGGAGGGTGGAGGCATGA
- a CDS encoding ABC transporter permease: MGLKEYVLSRLLLTPVMVFVLLSVVFVLMRVLPGDPITMLEGKNIPEDVLARRRAELGLDKPLYQQYVDYIYSIFVKFDLGYTALERIPVSYLIATRLPATVELAIASSIVAVAIGVALGVLTARYQSALVKTAVRVYSSVVYSIPVFYIGMLLQLVASKSIGLPTTGRLSPVNMVVLDTLPFRTGFTLIDSIIAGRPDIALDFLSHIVLPATALGLYLSGVFTRVTYLAVEDSMSQEYVRAARSRGIREWGVVLRYGLRNALIPLLTMGGLQIAALLGGAVLTETTFNWDGLGLLVYEGILKRDYAIVQGTVTIYAVIVALVSLLVDITYAYVDPRVRY, translated from the coding sequence ATGGGCCTAAAAGAATATGTTCTTTCTCGCCTACTCTTGACTCCTGTCATGGTCTTCGTCCTCCTCTCGGTAGTCTTCGTCTTGATGCGCGTCCTGCCGGGAGACCCTATAACGATGCTCGAGGGCAAGAACATCCCGGAGGACGTGCTCGCGAGGAGGAGGGCAGAGCTAGGCCTAGACAAGCCCCTCTACCAGCAGTACGTCGACTATATTTACTCTATCTTCGTCAAGTTTGACCTGGGCTATACTGCCCTCGAACGCATACCTGTCTCATACCTCATTGCCACGAGGCTCCCAGCTACCGTAGAACTAGCTATAGCCTCCTCTATTGTAGCAGTAGCTATCGGCGTAGCCCTGGGGGTACTTACAGCTAGGTACCAGTCAGCCCTTGTAAAGACAGCAGTTAGAGTGTACTCTTCCGTCGTCTACTCTATACCAGTGTTCTACATAGGGATGCTCCTACAACTCGTGGCCTCTAAGAGCATAGGCCTCCCGACAACAGGCAGGCTCTCCCCCGTTAACATGGTAGTCCTAGACACGCTCCCCTTTAGAACCGGCTTTACACTCATAGACTCTATAATCGCGGGAAGGCCAGACATAGCCCTAGACTTCCTATCCCACATAGTCCTACCGGCGACAGCACTGGGGCTCTACCTGTCCGGAGTGTTTACACGCGTAACCTACCTCGCCGTTGAAGACTCCATGTCACAGGAGTACGTGAGGGCTGCTAGGTCGCGGGGAATTAGAGAGTGGGGCGTCGTGCTGAGGTATGGCTTGAGGAACGCCCTCATACCCCTCCTGACAATGGGCGGCCTCCAGATCGCAGCCCTACTGGGCGGGGCTGTGTTGACCGAAACCACGTTCAACTGGGACGGCCTCGGCCTCCTAGTCTACGAGGGTATACTCAAGAGGGACTACGCGATAGTGCAGGGCACAGTCACAATCTACGCAGTTATTGTGGCGCTAGTCAGCCTACTCGTTGACATTACATACGCATATGTCGACCCGAGGGTGAGGTACTAG